In one Lycium barbarum isolate Lr01 chromosome 7, ASM1917538v2, whole genome shotgun sequence genomic region, the following are encoded:
- the LOC132601264 gene encoding uncharacterized protein LOC132601264, whose protein sequence is MLSRLNSIAPGWKILANYQQAINGRIWFMWDPNWFDVSLSHATAQQIHCTVRDKSSDEQLVITVVYGFNTGDLRKTLWQDMNIVAQGLFGNPVTLQEIHDFSECIQHIDVHELPWQGEYYTWSNKQQGSQRITSRIDIIFGTYEWMLKWGQVSTLYDLPFISDHAPMMIKLQQQQRPKYIPFKFFNIWVDHENFLQIVSDNWQVDKATNRMQNVWLKLKVLQPALRLLNTQEFKFIRQKIDQTKEELVVLQEELAKQADANLIQQEKKALLNLEKWSLIEGSALKQKSKVKWVKLGDSNNKYFSAVCKERNHRNQILEITSLAGTKLHDPETIKEEFVMFYKGLRGSSVSMLPAVCKTTMRKGPRLSQQQRMALCAEVTKEDIYDALKAIGDDKAPGRNISDNIILAHELVKGYSRKHISARCMIKIDLQKAYDSVEWIYLEQVMTKLGFPHVFTTWVLDCVKFVSYSIIVNGERTTAFPVAKGLRQGDPIPPFLFAIAMEFLSRSLNSLKTIKSIKFHPQCGKLGVTHLCFADDLLMFSKGDLNSILAMQQCFLNFSAASGLQENLGKSSIYFGGVSQDIRSQILQQLGFSLGELPFKYLGIPLSSKKLTIMQWYPLIERITTKISTWTTKKLSYAGRVQLVQSVLFRVQAYWSQLFMIPAKNQAAITKLCWDLAHKEDKLWVKWIHAYYIKDQQLSVCPIPQIASWMTRKIVAARGVIEQQNTPPSPGK, encoded by the exons ATGCTTAGTAGGCTGAATAGCATAGCACCAGGATGGAAAATACTGGCTAACTATCAACAGGCAATTAATGGAAGAATATGGTTTATGTGGGATCCAAATTGGTTTGATGTTAGCCTTAGTCATGCAACTGCTCAGCAGATCCACTGTACTGTGAGAGACAAATCATCTGATGAACAACTTGTCATTACTGTTGTATATGGGTTCAACACTGGAGACTTGAGGAAAACTCTGTGGCAGGACATGAATATAGTAGCTCAAGG ACTATTTGGTAACCCTGTAACTCTGCAAGAAATTCATGATTTCTCTGAGTGCATCCAACATATTGATGTCCATGAACTTCCTTGGCAAGGTGAGTATTATACATGGTCCAACAAGCAACAGGGATCACAGAGAATAACTAGCAGAATTGATATAATCTTTGGCACCTATGAATGGATGCTCAAATGGGGACAAGTCTCTACACTTTATGATCTTCCTTTTATCTCAGACCATGCCCCCATGATGATAAAACTGCAGCAGCAACAAAGACCAAAATACATCCCATTTAAGTTTTTCAATATATGGGTTGACCATGAGAACTTTCTCCAAATTGTGAGTGACAACTGGCAGGTGGACAAAGCTACTAATAGAATGCAAAATGTATGGCTTAAACTAAAAGTACTGCAGCCTGCTCTGAGACTGCTCAACACTCAGGAATTCAAATTCATAAGGCAGAAAATAGACCAAACTAAAGAAGAACTGGTAGTCCTGCAAGAAGAACTGGCTAAGCAAGCTGATGCTAATTTGATCCAACAAGAAAAAAAAGCCTTACTTAATTTGGAGAAGTGGTCCTTGATAGAAGGGAGTGCACTAAAACAAAAATCTAAGGTCAAATGGGTGAAGTTGGGTGACTCAAATAACAAATATTTTTCTGCTGTTTGTAAAGAAAGAAACCACAGGAACCAAATCCTAGAAATCACATCTCTAGCTGGTACTAAACTACATGACCCAGAGACTATCAAAGAAGAATTTGTTATGTTCTATAAGGGGTTGAGGGGATCCTCAGTTTCCATGCTTCCAGCAGTTTGTAAAACCACTATGAGGAAAGGTCCCAGACTTTCTCAGCAACAAAGAATGGCACTATGTGCAGAGGTGACAAAAGAGGATATCTATGATGCCTTAAAGGCCATAGGAGATGACAAAGCTCCAG GAAGGAACATCTCTGACAATATTATTTTGGCTCATGAGTTAGTTAAAGGCTATAGTAGGAAGCATATCTCAGCTAGATGTATGATCAAAATTGATCTACAAAAAGCGTATGATTCAGTGGAGTGGATATATTTAGAACAAGTGATGACAAAATTAGGATTTCCTCATGTGTTTACTACTTGGGTTCTAGATTGTGTCAAATTTGTAAGCTACTCTATTATTGTTAATGGGGAACGCACAACAGCCTTTCCAGTAGCTAAAGGGCTCAGGCAAGGTGACCCCATACCACCATTTCTCTTTGCCATAGCTATGGAATTCCTAAGTAGAAGCTTGAATAGTCTGAAAACTATCAAATCCATTAAATTCCATCCCCAATGTGGCAAACTGGGTGTCACTCACCTATGCTTTGCAGATGATCTGCTAATGTTCTCTAAAGGTGATCTGAATTCTATACTGGCAATGCAACAGTGCTTCCTGAATTTCTCTGCTGCTTCAGGGCTTCAAGAAAACCTTGGTAAGAGCTCAATTTATTTTGGGGGTGTGTCCCAAGATATTAGATCTCAAATTCTACAACAGTTGGGGTTTTCTTTGGGGGAGCTTCCTTTTAAATATCTGGGTATCCCACTATCCTCCAAGAAACTAACTATCATGCAATGGTACCCCCTCATAGAAAGAATCACTACTAAAATTTCAACTTGGACAACAAAGAAGCTATCCTATGCAGGCAGGGTCCAGTTAGTTCAGTCTGTCCTGTTTAGGGTGCAAGCTTATTGGTCACAATTGTTTATGATCCCTGCCAAG AACCAAGCTGCTATTACTAAGCTATGTTGGGATCTTGCACACAAAGAAGACAAATTATGGGTCAAATGGATCCATGCTTATTACATTAAAGATCAACAGTTGAGTGTGTGTCCAATACCTCAAATTGCTAGTTGGATGACTAGGAAAATTGTGGCAGCTAGAGGTGTTATAGAGCAACAGAATACACCTCCTTCTCCTGGCAAATGA